In one window of Bemisia tabaci chromosome 6, PGI_BMITA_v3 DNA:
- the LOC109044182 gene encoding histone H2A, with the protein MSGRGKGGKTKGKSKTRSSRAGLQFPVGRIHRLLRKGNYAERVGAGAPVYLAAVMEYLAAEVLELAGNAARDNKKTRIIPRHLQLAIRNDEELNKLLSGVTIAQGGVLPNIQAVLLPKKTEKKA; encoded by the coding sequence ATGTCTGGAAGAGGTAAAGGAGGAAAAACTAAGGGCAAGTCCAAGACCCGTTCATCCCGTGCTGGGCTCCAGTTCCCAGTTGGTCGTATCCACCGACTTCTCCGCAAAGGAAACTACGCCGAGCGTGTTGGTGCCGGAGCTCCCGTCTACTTAGCCGCTGTCATGGAATACTTGGCCGCTGAAGTTCTCGAGTTGGCTGGTAACGCCGCTCGTGATAACAAGAAGACCAGGATCATCCCCCGTCACTTGCAACTCGCCATCCGTAACGATGAAGAATTAAACAAGCTTCTCTCTGGTGTCACCATCGCCCAAGGAGGTGTCCTGCCAAACATCCAAGCTGTACTTCTGCCCAAGAAGACCGAGAAGAAAGCATAA